A genomic region of Exiguobacterium sp. Helios contains the following coding sequences:
- a CDS encoding DMT family transporter: MGLGMFCAIVAGMMISLQTVLNARMSHVFGAWATTTLVFLVGLIGSLLALVFFRGGEVAALTEVEPLYLFGGFVGVGVVFCVMRGIQLLGPSIAISVVLISQLSFALCVDVFGWFGLPKVDLSFGQIIGLAVMLSGIFVLKRYQVVDESNQTDEIKAIS; this comes from the coding sequence ATGGGATTAGGCATGTTTTGTGCCATCGTCGCAGGGATGATGATCAGTTTACAAACTGTTTTGAACGCACGGATGAGTCATGTCTTTGGTGCCTGGGCGACGACGACGTTAGTCTTTTTGGTCGGTCTGATTGGTTCGTTGCTTGCCTTGGTTTTCTTTCGGGGCGGGGAGGTCGCAGCGCTTACGGAGGTCGAACCGCTTTATCTATTTGGCGGTTTCGTCGGTGTCGGTGTCGTATTTTGTGTCATGCGGGGTATTCAACTGCTCGGTCCGTCCATCGCGATTTCCGTCGTCCTGATTTCGCAACTCAGTTTTGCGTTGTGTGTCGACGTTTTTGGCTGGTTTGGTTTACCAAAAGTCGATTTATCGTTTGGGCAGATCATCGGCCTGGCCGTCATGCTGAGCGGCATTTTCGTCTTAAAACGGTATCAGGTCGTGGACGAGTCAAATCAAACAGATGAAATCAAAGCGATTTCTTAA
- the msrA gene encoding peptide-methionine (S)-S-oxide reductase MsrA produces the protein MEKATFAGGCFWCMVTPFEELPGIHSIVSGYTGGHVDNPTYEQVKTGTTGHSEVVEITFDPALFSYERLLELYWPQTDPTDAGGQFQDRGTQYAPAIFYHTEEQRLAAIASRDALAATNRFKQPIVTRIEPAAAFYPAEEYHQDFHKKNPAHYKKDRKASGRDAFIDVAWKEEVSV, from the coding sequence ATGGAAAAAGCAACATTTGCAGGAGGATGTTTCTGGTGCATGGTGACACCATTTGAGGAATTACCGGGGATTCACAGTATCGTGTCCGGTTATACAGGAGGACACGTCGACAATCCGACATATGAGCAGGTCAAAACCGGAACGACCGGACATTCCGAAGTCGTCGAGATTACATTTGACCCGGCACTGTTCTCATACGAACGGTTACTCGAACTGTATTGGCCGCAAACGGATCCGACCGATGCCGGCGGACAATTCCAGGACCGTGGTACACAGTATGCCCCGGCGATTTTTTACCATACGGAAGAACAACGCCTTGCAGCGATTGCGTCACGTGATGCGCTGGCTGCAACAAACCGTTTCAAACAACCGATCGTTACACGGATCGAACCGGCAGCTGCTTTCTATCCGGCGGAAGAATACCATCAGGACTTCCATAAAAAAAATCCGGCCCACTACAAAAAAGACCGGAAAGCCTCCGGCCGTGATGCCTTTATCGACGTCGCCTGGAAAGAAGAAGTATCCGTCTGA
- a CDS encoding M20 family metallopeptidase, whose product MQENLFTYLTEYESEMIRLRRDFHRHPELSFQEVRTPAKISAFYDALGIPYRANVGGSGIVATLTGTRPGKTIAVRADFDALPLQEETELSFRSIRPGVMHACGHDGHTAIVLGLAAAFQAIRDELTGTVVFIHQHGEEVFPGGAIQMIEDGCLDGVDAIFGTHLENDLPVGTIGYHSGHTLCAIDEFEIVVHGQGGHAQAPHRTQDALVAGAQLVCNLQHLVSRRVDPFEPAIVAIGSFHAGTAPNIVTGEARIVGEIRTFNEQLRHQLRQQVDLVARTTCTGIGADYSIDFTTGYPSLWNHPDETKLVREAAGFLPEAQVREMKPMMAADDFAYYLEQVPGSYFFTGSAKTDGRTIYPQHHPKYEIDERALLIGAKTLGATVLRALQT is encoded by the coding sequence ATGCAAGAAAATTTATTCACCTACTTAACTGAGTATGAATCAGAGATGATTCGTTTACGCCGTGACTTTCACCGCCATCCGGAATTATCGTTCCAGGAAGTCCGGACGCCTGCTAAAATTTCTGCGTTTTATGATGCACTCGGTATTCCTTACCGTGCGAACGTCGGTGGCAGCGGAATCGTCGCGACACTGACCGGCACCCGTCCCGGAAAAACAATTGCGGTCCGGGCCGATTTTGATGCGTTACCGCTCCAGGAAGAAACGGAATTATCGTTCCGCTCAATCCGTCCCGGTGTCATGCATGCTTGCGGACACGACGGACACACGGCGATTGTCCTTGGACTCGCCGCTGCTTTTCAAGCCATCCGGGATGAATTAACAGGTACTGTCGTCTTTATCCACCAACACGGTGAAGAAGTATTTCCGGGTGGTGCGATTCAAATGATTGAGGACGGCTGTCTCGACGGTGTCGATGCGATTTTCGGCACACACCTCGAAAATGATCTTCCGGTCGGAACGATCGGTTATCACAGCGGGCATACATTATGTGCGATCGATGAATTTGAAATCGTTGTTCATGGTCAAGGCGGTCATGCCCAAGCGCCACACCGGACGCAGGACGCACTTGTCGCCGGTGCACAGCTTGTCTGTAATCTTCAGCACCTCGTCAGCCGGCGCGTTGATCCGTTTGAGCCGGCCATCGTTGCAATCGGTTCATTTCATGCCGGAACCGCACCGAACATCGTGACCGGCGAAGCCCGGATTGTCGGAGAAATCCGGACGTTCAACGAACAACTCCGGCATCAGTTGCGCCAACAGGTGGATCTCGTCGCACGGACGACCTGCACCGGAATCGGCGCTGATTATTCCATTGATTTCACGACAGGTTACCCGTCCCTTTGGAATCATCCGGATGAAACGAAGCTCGTCCGGGAAGCGGCCGGTTTTTTGCCGGAAGCACAGGTCCGTGAAATGAAACCGATGATGGCAGCCGATGATTTTGCCTATTACCTGGAACAGGTTCCGGGCAGTTATTTCTTTACCGGCTCCGCGAAAACAGATGGACGCACGATTTATCCGCAACACCATCCGAAGTACGAAATCGATGAGCGGGCTTTACTGATCGGGGCGAAAACGTTAGGGGCGACAGTTCTTCGTGCCCTGCAAACATAA
- a CDS encoding putative quinol monooxygenase, giving the protein MGEIIVNAVLTVKAGLADQVFPILSTVYKAAQNEPGCLRYTLHQSIENEHQFMLYEVYQDEAALEAHIASDHYKAYREQIELYLEDRQVTKYVEMTF; this is encoded by the coding sequence ATGGGTGAAATCATTGTCAATGCCGTTCTTACAGTCAAAGCAGGATTAGCTGATCAAGTCTTTCCGATTCTAAGTACAGTCTACAAAGCAGCGCAAAACGAGCCGGGCTGCCTACGTTATACGTTACATCAATCGATTGAAAATGAACATCAGTTCATGCTCTATGAAGTCTACCAAGACGAAGCAGCACTTGAGGCTCATATTGCATCGGACCACTATAAAGCATACCGCGAACAAATTGAGTTGTATCTTGAGGATCGTCAAGTGACAAAGTATGTCGAGATGACATTCTAA
- a CDS encoding SH3 domain-containing C40 family peptidase, producing MPLSKKWFTTLAASVMLFSSFPISALAEGDISQTVVDEKTELATGKLFTQTDTPVFETPESTEAVATLSATTEVETFGTEGLFTRILLDGVYRFVKTDQLADTPTYPRIDSRYTNKVTVLYTAADSSTATAQTFDQNKQLDTYGQVGLFSRIKQDTGYLFVLTADLSTTPVYSMTGERFVQEKTSVYPTADAVGTPLTTLKQNDSIKTFGTSGTFTRIEWNGTYAFVLTAHLGTKPVVSYEATGKKYSQQLANVYPTATATGKLLGTLAQNQLVDIYGVSGAYTRVRLNGVYGFVLTAQLGDLEFFAQTARLYVQSPTPIRQAPNASSPVLKEHQTNTLLTVYGTSGAYSRILFRGQYAYVLTNTLAPLKVYAKTNRLYVQTPTAIRSAPNVSSPVLKQHQTNTLLTVYGTSGAYSRILFRGQYAYVLTNTLAPTKVFVKTGLRYANKNTSIFKDTTAKNVLRSIKRAESIDIYGTSGVYTRVKVGSVYGYVKTTDLVTRKPDLYDVTGTRYVLEDKLVVHPKASLTGKIGTLKKNTLLSIYGTSGYYTRVKIGTTFGFVDSSKLGLNKPVARPKVGTVFYVHFDQTPLFSADVAYSRPAGYLSKGTKLIGLKAIDDDFWKVRLPNGTTGYIINPYIGTTKPDMRYAQQAINRQKIYTVKTTTSYFATPVSPKSAGLIEQGKRVYPRYRVGNFYVIQSGWSPVYLPVSAVTVKTDARIAQKNTSRGEKLIQAAAKHLGTPYTWGSQTAANGGFDCSGLIHYATNEAGKYGGRTNVSGYWYGAFFTNRRTTISSGKRSDIVFFENTYTDGPSHIGIMLDNEYFIHAGGSQLQINSIYEPRWREHFLGFKSM from the coding sequence ATGCCTCTTTCAAAAAAATGGTTCACGACACTTGCTGCTTCCGTCATGCTGTTCAGTTCATTCCCGATCAGTGCCTTGGCAGAAGGAGACATTTCGCAAACGGTCGTCGACGAGAAAACGGAACTTGCAACCGGTAAACTGTTTACCCAAACCGATACCCCGGTCTTCGAAACACCGGAAAGTACAGAAGCAGTCGCTACCCTTTCTGCCACAACTGAAGTCGAGACGTTCGGGACAGAAGGTCTGTTTACACGCATCCTGCTCGATGGCGTCTATCGTTTCGTGAAGACAGATCAATTAGCGGATACACCTACATATCCAAGAATCGATAGCCGGTATACGAATAAGGTCACAGTTCTTTATACAGCAGCAGATTCTTCAACGGCGACAGCACAAACATTTGATCAAAATAAGCAGCTTGATACATACGGTCAGGTCGGTCTCTTCAGCCGGATTAAACAGGATACCGGCTATCTGTTCGTCCTGACAGCGGATTTAAGTACAACCCCTGTGTACTCGATGACCGGTGAACGGTTCGTTCAAGAAAAAACGTCGGTTTATCCAACAGCCGATGCAGTTGGAACACCGCTCACCACGTTGAAACAAAACGATTCCATCAAGACGTTCGGGACGTCAGGGACTTTTACCCGGATCGAGTGGAACGGTACATATGCTTTTGTCTTAACGGCTCACCTCGGAACGAAACCGGTCGTCTCGTATGAAGCAACCGGCAAAAAGTACAGTCAACAACTTGCCAACGTCTACCCAACCGCTACGGCGACCGGGAAACTGCTTGGGACATTGGCACAAAATCAATTAGTCGACATCTACGGTGTATCCGGTGCTTATACACGAGTCCGCTTAAACGGTGTCTATGGATTTGTCCTGACAGCTCAGTTAGGAGATTTGGAGTTTTTTGCACAAACAGCCCGTTTGTATGTCCAGTCTCCTACTCCAATCCGCCAAGCACCCAACGCATCGAGTCCCGTCTTAAAAGAACACCAGACGAATACCCTGCTGACGGTCTACGGGACGAGCGGTGCGTACAGCCGGATCTTATTCCGCGGACAATATGCGTACGTTTTGACAAATACGCTCGCTCCATTAAAAGTCTATGCCAAAACAAATCGTTTATACGTTCAGACACCGACAGCAATCCGTTCTGCTCCCAATGTATCCAGTCCCGTCTTAAAGCAGCATCAGACGAATACCCTGCTGACGGTTTATGGAACGAGCGGTGCATACAGCCGAATTTTATTCCGCGGACAATATGCGTACGTCTTAACAAATACGCTTGCCCCAACAAAAGTCTTCGTTAAAACAGGACTTCGTTATGCGAACAAAAACACATCGATCTTTAAAGATACGACAGCCAAAAATGTTCTTCGCTCTATAAAACGGGCGGAATCCATCGATATTTACGGCACAAGTGGCGTGTATACACGCGTCAAAGTCGGATCGGTGTACGGCTACGTCAAGACAACGGATCTTGTGACGAGAAAACCGGATTTGTATGATGTCACCGGAACACGTTACGTCCTCGAAGATAAATTAGTCGTTCATCCGAAAGCCAGTCTGACAGGGAAAATCGGTACACTGAAGAAAAATACCCTGCTGTCGATTTACGGCACAAGCGGCTATTACACCCGCGTTAAGATCGGTACGACGTTTGGTTTTGTCGACTCGAGCAAACTCGGCTTAAACAAACCGGTCGCGCGTCCGAAAGTCGGAACGGTCTTTTATGTCCATTTTGATCAGACCCCACTCTTTTCAGCCGATGTCGCGTATAGCCGCCCTGCCGGTTATTTAAGCAAAGGCACGAAACTGATTGGTCTAAAGGCGATTGACGATGACTTTTGGAAGGTTCGCCTACCGAACGGAACGACCGGTTACATCATCAATCCATACATCGGGACGACGAAACCGGATATGCGTTACGCCCAACAAGCAATCAACCGTCAAAAAATCTACACAGTCAAAACAACGACGTCTTATTTTGCAACACCCGTCAGTCCGAAAAGTGCCGGATTGATTGAACAGGGAAAACGCGTCTATCCCCGGTATCGGGTCGGCAATTTTTATGTCATTCAGTCCGGCTGGTCACCTGTTTATCTGCCGGTCAGCGCTGTCACCGTCAAGACGGATGCACGGATCGCACAGAAGAATACATCGCGTGGTGAAAAGTTAATCCAAGCAGCCGCGAAACACTTGGGAACGCCGTATACGTGGGGTTCTCAAACGGCAGCCAACGGCGGTTTTGATTGTTCGGGACTGATTCACTATGCAACGAACGAAGCCGGAAAGTACGGCGGCCGGACGAACGTCAGTGGTTACTGGTACGGGGCTTTCTTTACGAACCGGCGGACGACAATCAGTAGCGGGAAACGATCGGATATCGTCTTTTTCGAAAATACGTATACGGATGGACCATCGCATATCGGCATCATGCTCGACAATGAATATTTCATTCATGCGGGTGGCTCACAGCTGCAAATCAACTCGATCTATGAACCGCGTTGGCGGGAACACTTTCTTGGCTTCAAATCGATGTAA
- a CDS encoding GNAT family N-acetyltransferase: MRYKINEQLRIRRFTPEDLEAVHAYASKPIVSQYQSWGPNSESDSKQFIHDALESELENPRRRYVFAVTFPDDRVIGAGELVITDTEHKTAEIGYILSPDEWGNGYATSVAAFLLEFGFEKLELHRITATCDPRNVASERVLQKVGMTKEGQLRETVYLEDHWRDSLIYGMLDWEWQVDHEDD, encoded by the coding sequence ATGCGCTACAAAATCAATGAGCAACTACGGATCCGTCGTTTTACTCCAGAAGATTTAGAAGCTGTCCATGCCTATGCCTCAAAACCCATCGTCAGTCAGTATCAATCGTGGGGACCCAACTCCGAAAGTGACAGCAAACAATTTATTCATGACGCACTTGAAAGCGAACTTGAGAATCCGCGCCGCCGGTATGTCTTCGCCGTCACCTTCCCGGATGATCGTGTGATTGGAGCCGGTGAACTGGTGATCACCGATACCGAACACAAAACGGCGGAGATCGGTTACATTCTGTCGCCGGATGAATGGGGAAACGGCTATGCGACATCCGTTGCCGCATTTTTACTCGAATTCGGATTCGAGAAACTGGAGTTACACCGGATTACAGCAACATGTGATCCGCGAAACGTCGCTTCAGAACGTGTCCTCCAGAAAGTCGGGATGACGAAAGAAGGTCAACTCCGCGAAACGGTTTATCTCGAAGACCATTGGCGCGATTCCCTCATTTACGGCATGCTCGATTGGGAGTGGCAGGTCGACCATGAAGACGATTAA
- a CDS encoding multidrug efflux SMR transporter codes for MAKYWLSIILASFFEVGWVIGLKHAATPLEWGATIVSIIVSFTVLIKVSNHLPVGTVYAVFVGLGTAGTVVTDIVLFGQSASIIKLMLIAVLLVGVIGLKLVSGEGEQQ; via the coding sequence ATGGCAAAATATTGGTTAAGCATCATCCTGGCATCCTTTTTTGAAGTCGGTTGGGTCATCGGATTAAAACACGCAGCGACCCCACTCGAGTGGGGAGCGACGATTGTCAGCATCATCGTCAGCTTCACGGTGTTAATCAAGGTCAGTAATCATCTGCCGGTCGGAACGGTCTATGCGGTGTTCGTCGGACTCGGAACAGCGGGTACGGTCGTAACGGATATCGTCTTATTCGGTCAGTCGGCATCCATCATCAAGTTGATGTTGATTGCAGTCCTGTTAGTGGGTGTGATTGGTTTGAAATTAGTCAGTGGGGAGGGGGAACAACAATGA
- a CDS encoding multidrug efflux SMR transporter, which yields MSWFYLILAGLFEMLGVVLINTFNQQKNTKNLLLMFAGFGLSFLFLTLAMNELPMGTAYAVWTGIGAAGGTILSMIFYNEAKDWKRIVCIGLILSATIGLKLVGE from the coding sequence ATGAGTTGGTTCTATTTGATTCTGGCAGGACTATTTGAAATGTTAGGTGTCGTCCTGATCAATACGTTTAATCAGCAAAAAAACACCAAAAATCTGTTGTTGATGTTCGCTGGTTTTGGTCTCAGTTTTTTATTCCTCACTTTGGCGATGAATGAGCTGCCGATGGGGACGGCCTATGCGGTGTGGACCGGAATTGGAGCAGCAGGCGGTACGATTCTCAGCATGATTTTTTACAACGAAGCGAAGGATTGGAAACGGATTGTTTGTATCGGTTTAATTCTCAGTGCGACGATCGGTTTGAAGCTGGTCGGAGAATAA